A region of the Vibrio rumoiensis genome:
AATTTACTAATTGTGTCCATTAATGCGGTTAAGCCTTCTAAAGCAAAATATTCACATTGCATTGGCACTAAAACGGAATGGGAAGCCGCCATGGCATTAACGGTCAATAAATTCAGCGCAGGTGGGCAATCAATAAAGATATAATCGTACTGTTGCCATACATCTGACAACGTATTTTTAAGGCGCAGTTCGCGAGCAAACACTTCCATTAATTGGATTTCAGCGGCCGTCACATCACCATTGGCGGCAATCAGGTCGTAACCAGCTGGCGTATTGCGGCACACCACTTCATCAAATGGTGTTTGTTCCACTAAAAGATCATAAGCCGTAAAATCAACATCATACTTATCGATGCCACTCGCCATCGTCGCATTGCCTTGTGGATCTAAATCGATAACTAATACGTTTCTTTTCGTTGCAGCCATCGATGCAGCAAGGTTAACGCACGTTGTCGTTTTCCCTACACCACCTTTTTGATTGGCAATTGAAATGATTTTACCCACGAATACCTCGTTATCCCTTTTTTTCCAAAATGATTAAGTGACGATCACCCTCTAACTCTGGAACTTGCAATACATGCACCTGAGAAACCGCTAATGATTCAGGTAATTGTGCTATTTCATCTTCTGGTAATTGGCCTTTTAACGCAAGAAAAACGCCTTGATCGGTTTTTGGTAGATGATGGCACCATTCTACCATATCCATCATAGAAGCAAACGCACGGCTAATCACACCGTCAAAACCCACTTCAGGTTCGAACTCTTCCACTCTACTTTGAATGGGTTCAACATTATTGATCCCAAGTTCATGCAAGACTTGTTTTATAAAACGAATGCGTTTGCCTAAACTATCAAGCAACGTAAATTGATAACTTGGGTTCATTATTGCCAGTGGGATTCCAGGTAAGCCTGGGCCTGTACCGACATCAATAAAACGCTCCCCCACTAAAAATGGGCTCACAACGATACTATCCATAATATGTTTAACCAACATATCCATCGGATTACGCACTGATGTTAAGTTATAAGCTTTATTCCACTTATTCAACATTTGAACGTAACCAGCAAGTTGATCACGTTGCAATTCAGAAACCTCAAGATCCGTTTGAGATAATAAACGATCAAGTTTTTCTCTCAATGGTTGATTCGTTAAACTGGGATTCATGCAGCATCCCCTTTCTTCAACTGACCTTGTTTCTTTAAATGTACCAACAAAATAGAAATCGCCGCAGGCGTAATACCTGAAATACGCGAAGCAATCCCAATCGTTTCTGGTTTTGCGCTATTTAATTTCGCGACCACTTCGTTTGATAAACCTTTTACCTGAGCATAATCGAGCTCAACCGGTAATTTGGTATTTTCATGACGCAGTGATTTTTCAATTTCTTCTTTTTGGCGCTGAATATATCCTTCGTATTTAACTTGGATCTCAACTTGTTCTGTCGCTTGAGGATCTTCCATCGTAGAAGAGAACACCTCTAAAGAGCTTAATTTCTCATAAGTCATTTCAGGGCGACGAAGAAGATCTTCACCATTCGCTTCTCGCGTAATTGGTGTTTTGAGTAATTGGTTTAACGTATCGATATTGGCAGATTTAGGGTTTACCCAAATATCTTTTAGACGCTGGCGCTCAAGCTCCATATTTTCAACTTTTTGATTAAAGCGCGCCCAACGAGCATCATCGACTAAGCCTAGTTCACGACCTTTTTCGGTTAAACGTAAGTCGGCATTATCTTCACGTAGTAACAAACGGTATTCCGCACGAGAAGTGAACATTCGATAAGGTTCTTTGGTACCCATGGTTGAGAGATCATCAATCAGTACGCCCATGTAAGCTTCGTCGCGACGTGGGCTCCATGAGTCTTTACCTTGAGTGAAC
Encoded here:
- a CDS encoding ParA family protein; the protein is MGKIISIANQKGGVGKTTTCVNLAASMAATKRNVLVIDLDPQGNATMASGIDKYDVDFTAYDLLVEQTPFDEVVCRNTPAGYDLIAANGDVTAAEIQLMEVFARELRLKNTLSDVWQQYDYIFIDCPPALNLLTVNAMAASHSVLVPMQCEYFALEGLTALMDTISKLAAVVNHDLKIEGVLRTMFDPRNRLANDVSEQLKKHFGDKMYRTVIPRNVRLAEAPSHGKPAMYYDKYSAGSKAYLALAGEMLRREEAQALMA
- the rsmG gene encoding 16S rRNA (guanine(527)-N(7))-methyltransferase RsmG, whose protein sequence is MNPSLTNQPLREKLDRLLSQTDLEVSELQRDQLAGYVQMLNKWNKAYNLTSVRNPMDMLVKHIMDSIVVSPFLVGERFIDVGTGPGLPGIPLAIMNPSYQFTLLDSLGKRIRFIKQVLHELGINNVEPIQSRVEEFEPEVGFDGVISRAFASMMDMVEWCHHLPKTDQGVFLALKGQLPEDEIAQLPESLAVSQVHVLQVPELEGDRHLIILEKKG